Genomic DNA from Paenibacillus sp. MBLB1832:
GTGGAAGGCCATTCTGCGGACCTTTGGCAACAAATTTTAACGATTATTCAAACAAAACTCAGCAAGCCAAGCTTTGACACTTGGCTGAAATCAACAAAAGCGACTGTATTTAACGATTCTACAGTTATTATTTGCGCGCCTAACAATTTTGCGCAGGAATGGTTAGAAAGCAGATACACGAAGCTGATCGAAGGCACGATTTACGACTTTACAGGTAAACATGTCTCCGTCAAATTCGTCATTGAAACCGAAGAACAGAAAGCGCAATCGACAACGGTTGTTCAACCTGCCGTCATTCCGCCCAAGGGGCCGGCAATTGTAGCAGGTGAAGAAAACTTCATGAGTATGATGAACGCCAGATATACATTTGATACGTTCGTCATTGGTTCTGGCAATCGCTTTGCCCATGCAGCATCTCTGGCAGTAGCAGAAGCACCAGCCAAAGCTTATAATCCGCTCTTTCTCTATGGTGGCGTCGGTTTAGGTAAAACACATCTTATGCATGCGATCGGTCATTATGTACTCGAACATAACCCTGGATCCCGGGTGCTATATATATCTTCCGAGAAATTTACGAATGAATTCATTAACGCTGTCCGTGATAATCGCGGCGAAGGCTTCCGTAATAAATATCGCACCATCGATGTGCTGCTGATCGACGATATTCAATTCCTAGCTGGCAAAGAAGGTACACAAGAAGAGTTTTTTCATACGTTTAATGCGCTGCATGAGGAAGGCAAACAGATTATTATCTCCAGTGACCGTCCGCCGAAAGAAATTCCAACCCTGGAAGATCGACTGCGATCACGGTTTGAATGGGGACTTATCACGGATATTCAACCGCCTGATTTAGAGACAAGAATCGCGATTCTGCGTAAGAAAGCGAAAGCCGAAAATTTAGAAATACCGAATGAAGCGATGATCTATATCGCGAACCAAATTGATACGAATATTCGCGAACTTGAAGGCGCATTAATCCGCGTGGTTGCCTATTCATCATTGATTAATCAGGATATCACCGTTCATTTAACGGCTGAAGCATTGAAAGATATTATTCCGTCGAATCGTCCCAAAGTCATCACGATCCAGGATATCCAGCAGCGTGTAGGCGAATTTTATGGGTTAAAGTTAGAGGATTTCAAAGCGCGCAAACGAACAAAAGCCGTAGCCTTCCCTAGACAAGTAGCGATGTACTTAGCACGGGAGCTCACAGACTTCTCTTTGCCGAAAATCGGAGATAATTTTGGAGGGCGCGATCATACAACGGTAATCCATGCGCACGAGAAAATCGCACAACAGTTAAAAATCGATCAGGATTTATATAAGATTGTCCATAACCTGACTGAAAGAATCAAAAACCCCTCTTAATAACCTTTCTTTTTCTATAGAGCCTATACACAAACTATACACATGTGGATAGGCTTGCTCTATCTTAGTTTCATCCACATATCCACATATCCAGAGCCCCTACTGCTATTACTAATAAAAAATGATAATATATAATGATTATGCTAACGCATCCCAAAAAAGAACTGCCAGGAGTGAAGTCATGAAATTAACGATTCTTAAGGACCATTTAATCGATTCCATTGGTCACGTTTCCAAAGCCATCTCTTCTCGTACAACGATACCTATTCTCACAGGGATCAAAATAGATGCAACATTAAGCGGTGTAACCCTTACAGCTAGTGATACCGACATTTCAATTCAAAGCTTTACCCCAAGCGAAAATAGTACACTTAAAATTATTGATCTCATCCAAGCTGGAAGCGTTGTTCTTCCTGCTAAATTTTTCGTTGAGATTATTCGTAAGCTGCCAGCTCAACTCATTGAAATCGAGGTCAAAGCCAATTTCCAAACGATTATTCGTTCAGGTTCTTCGGAAATTCAGATCATGGGATTGGATCCAGATGAGTATCCATTGCTCCCTGAAATTGAAGAAAGTAAAATGCTTCGTTTACCTAGCGATCTTTTGAAAACCATGATTAAACAAACGTCCTATGCGGTATCCACGAATGAATCGACACCGATTCTTACGGGGGTTCTATGGAACATTACAGGAGATAAACTGAAATTTATCGCCTGTGATCGTCATCGTCTTGCTAGCAGAGAGGTAACTGTTGATAATGATCTGGCTCAGAACTTGCCCAATATCGTTATCTCGGGACGTACCTTGAATGAGTTAAGCAAAATCTTGCCTGATCAAAACACCCTTATAGATATCGTTATTTCGGACAACCAGGTTTTATTCAAAATTCAGTCCATTTTATTTTATTCCCGTATTTTGGACGGTACGTATCCAGATACATCGAAGCTCATTCCGCAATCGTTCCAAACAGAGATGATTGTGCCAACGAAAGAGCTGGCCGAAGCCATTGATCGTGCCTACCTCCTTTCCAAAGAAGATAAAACCAACATCGTCAAAATGATGATGTTAGAAGACAAAACGATCGAAATTTCCTCTAGTTCCTCGGAATTAGGGAAAGTAACGGAGCAAATTGCCTTGCAGCATATCTCGGGGGATTTACTGAAGATCTCTTTTAATTCCAAATATATGTTGGATGCCCTTAAAGTATTGGATTCGGAGTTTATTCAAATCGGCTTTACGGGAGCAATGCAGCCGATCATTATGAGACCGCAAGATTCCACCAACATTCTGCAACTGATTTTGCCTTACCGGACAACGAATTAGAGGAGCCCACACATGAAGCAAATCGCAATTAGTACGGACTATATTACACTTGGGCAGTTTCTGAAATTATCGGACTGTATATCCACAGGTGGACAAGCTAAATTTTTCGTTGTGGATACCAAAATCGAAGTAAACGGGCAAGCTGAGAATCGCAGAGGACGAAAACTTGTACCGAAGGATGTTGTGAAGGTCGAAGGTTTTGGTCAATTCGAGGTCATAAGCTCCTGATCGCATGAACCAGGAGGTGATCCGCCATGTTTCTCAATAAGCTCGTACTTAGCCACTATCGCAATTATGAACACGTCGAGTTATCAACCACGAACAACGTCAATATTTTTCTTGGACCTAATGCACAGGGGAAAACGAATTTATTGGAATCGATCTATGTGCTGGCCATGACGAAATCGCACCGAACGCACCAGGACAAAGAATTGATTGGCTGGAACGGGGAGCAAACGCTGCTTCATGCGGATATTCAGAAGATGTACGGCAGATGTAAACTGGATCTCTCCATCACCAATAAAGGGAAAAAAGCGAAGATTAACGGTCTTGAGCAGAAAAAGCTCAGTAATTTCATCGGCGCTCTGAATGTGGTGATGTTTGCGCCAGAGGATTTAGAAATCGTCAAAGGAACGCCAGGCATAAGACGGCGATTCCTTGATATGGAGATCGGGCAAGTCCAGCCCTCCTATCTCCATGATTTGTCGCAATATCAAAAAATATTGGTCCAACGCAACAACTATTTAAAACAGAATTACCCTGGAAAAAGTACGCCAGACGCCATGCTAGAGGTTTGGAATGAACAATTAGGCCAGTATGGTGTTAAAATTATGAAAAAGCGTCAAAACTTTATAAAGAAGCTGCAAAAATGGGCGGAGAACATCCATCGTGGGATTACGAACGATTCGGAACAACTTCTTATTCGGTACTCCCCTTCTTTTGACATGGAACCATTTGAAGATGAATCTGTTTTATTAAACCAATTTATGATAAAGTTATCCTTGGTGAAAGATCAGGAATTCCGAAGAGGCGTTACATTGGTTGGGCCTCATCGCGACGATCTTCTTTTTTACATAAATGATAAAGAGGTTCAAACCTACGGTTCCCAAGGACAGCAGCGTACAACTGCTCTATCACTTAAGCTAGCAGAGATCGAGCTGATTCATGAGGAAGTCGGCGAATATCCGCTGTTACTGCTGGATGATGTTCTATCGGAACTTGATGAATATAGACAGACACAGTTAATTCGCACGTTTCAGCAGAAAGTCCAAACCTTCATTACGACGACAGGTCTAGAAAGTGTGCACTTGGACCAACTGGACCATGCTTCCGTGTTTCATGTTTTGAAAGGAAATGTAAGCGGCAGGAGCTGAGGACATGTTTATTCATTTGGGTGGAGAAAAAATTATAAGAGCCTCCGAGTTAATTGCCATTTTTGATATTTCGATAGAGAAATCCTCCAAGATATCAAAACAATTTATTCAACAGGCTATCAAGGATAAAAGAACGGAACAGATCGGCGAGGAAGATTGTAAATCGCTGGTGGTTACCAAGAGCACCGTCTATTATTCCCCTATTTCCTCAACAACGCTCAAGAAAAGAGCCAATCAGTTATTAACGAACTAACTTCTTTTAATATAAAAAAGCAGGTGAAGAGTAGCATGTCAGTGAATCAAAATGCGTACGATGACAGTCAGATTCAGGTTCTGGAAGGGTTAGAAGCCGTCCGCAAAAGACCGGGTATGTATATTGGTTCGACCAGTGCCCGGGGACTTCACCATCTCGTTTGGGAAGTTGTCGATAATAGTATCGATGAGGCGTTGGCTGGATTTTGTACGAAAATTGACGTCATTGTCCATAAAAATAATAGCGTTACCGTTATTGATAATGGGCGGGGAATTCCAGTTGGAGAAAATGCCAAGCTGAAAAGACCAACACTTGAAGTTGTACTTACCGTGCTCCACGCAGGTGGTAAATTCGGTGGCGATGATTCTGGTTATAAGGTATCAGGTGGTCTACACGGTGTAGGTATCTCCGTCGTTAATGCCCTTTCTGAACACGTAACAGTGCAAGTTAAGCGTGATGGCCAAATTCATCAACAAGAATACCGCCGCGGTACGCCGCAATACGATGTTAAGCTAGTTGGAGAAACGGAAGAGACAGGGACGACAGTTACCTTCCAACCAGATCCTGAAATTTTCAAAGAAACGACGGAGTATGACTTTGATACGTTGCAATCCAGAATTCGAGAGCTAGCGTTCTTGAATAAAGGAATCGAGATTAACTTAATCGATGAGCGTACGGATACGGTAGCAACGCATATGTACGAGGGCGGTATTGTGTCCTTTGTTCAGCATTTAAATCGCAACCGTGAAGTCGTTAATGAAACTCCGATTTATGTCGAGGGTGCCAAAGACAATATCTCCATCGAGATTGCGCTTCAGTACAACGATAGCTATACCGAAAATATTTATTCCTTTGCTAACAATATCAATACGCACGAGGGCGGCACGCATGAATCAGGCTTCAAAAGCGCACTGACTCGGATCCTGAATGACTATGCGCGTAAAAACAACTCCTTGAAAGAAAGCGACTCCAATCTTTCTGGGGATGACGTGCGTGAGGGTCTGGCAGCGATTATTTCTGTCAAAATTCCTGAGCCGCAATTCGAAGGTCAAACAAAAACGAAGCTCGGCAACAGTGAAGTTCGCGGTATTGTAGAATCACTCTTCGCTGAGAAGCTTCAGGAATTCTTGGAAGAGAACCCTGCTATCGCGAAGAAAATCCTTGAAAAAGGTATTCAGGCGGCTCGAGCAAGAGAGGCAGCTCGTAAAGCGAGAGAACTGACGCGTCGTAAGAGTGCTCTAGAAGTAAGTGCCCTGCCAGGTAAACTAGCAGACTGCTCTTCCAAAGATGCGTCCATTAGTGAGATTTACATCGTAGAGGGTGACTCTGCAGGTGGTTCGGCGAAGCAAGGACGTGACCGTCACTTCCAAGCGAT
This window encodes:
- the dnaA gene encoding chromosomal replication initiator protein DnaA, which gives rise to MEGHSADLWQQILTIIQTKLSKPSFDTWLKSTKATVFNDSTVIICAPNNFAQEWLESRYTKLIEGTIYDFTGKHVSVKFVIETEEQKAQSTTVVQPAVIPPKGPAIVAGEENFMSMMNARYTFDTFVIGSGNRFAHAASLAVAEAPAKAYNPLFLYGGVGLGKTHLMHAIGHYVLEHNPGSRVLYISSEKFTNEFINAVRDNRGEGFRNKYRTIDVLLIDDIQFLAGKEGTQEEFFHTFNALHEEGKQIIISSDRPPKEIPTLEDRLRSRFEWGLITDIQPPDLETRIAILRKKAKAENLEIPNEAMIYIANQIDTNIRELEGALIRVVAYSSLINQDITVHLTAEALKDIIPSNRPKVITIQDIQQRVGEFYGLKLEDFKARKRTKAVAFPRQVAMYLARELTDFSLPKIGDNFGGRDHTTVIHAHEKIAQQLKIDQDLYKIVHNLTERIKNPS
- the dnaN gene encoding DNA polymerase III subunit beta, with translation MKLTILKDHLIDSIGHVSKAISSRTTIPILTGIKIDATLSGVTLTASDTDISIQSFTPSENSTLKIIDLIQAGSVVLPAKFFVEIIRKLPAQLIEIEVKANFQTIIRSGSSEIQIMGLDPDEYPLLPEIEESKMLRLPSDLLKTMIKQTSYAVSTNESTPILTGVLWNITGDKLKFIACDRHRLASREVTVDNDLAQNLPNIVISGRTLNELSKILPDQNTLIDIVISDNQVLFKIQSILFYSRILDGTYPDTSKLIPQSFQTEMIVPTKELAEAIDRAYLLSKEDKTNIVKMMMLEDKTIEISSSSSELGKVTEQIALQHISGDLLKISFNSKYMLDALKVLDSEFIQIGFTGAMQPIIMRPQDSTNILQLILPYRTTN
- the yaaA gene encoding S4 domain-containing protein YaaA, with product MKQIAISTDYITLGQFLKLSDCISTGGQAKFFVVDTKIEVNGQAENRRGRKLVPKDVVKVEGFGQFEVISS
- the recF gene encoding DNA replication/repair protein RecF (All proteins in this family for which functions are known are DNA-binding proteins that assist the filamentation of RecA onto DNA for the initiation of recombination or recombinational repair.) — its product is MFLNKLVLSHYRNYEHVELSTTNNVNIFLGPNAQGKTNLLESIYVLAMTKSHRTHQDKELIGWNGEQTLLHADIQKMYGRCKLDLSITNKGKKAKINGLEQKKLSNFIGALNVVMFAPEDLEIVKGTPGIRRRFLDMEIGQVQPSYLHDLSQYQKILVQRNNYLKQNYPGKSTPDAMLEVWNEQLGQYGVKIMKKRQNFIKKLQKWAENIHRGITNDSEQLLIRYSPSFDMEPFEDESVLLNQFMIKLSLVKDQEFRRGVTLVGPHRDDLLFYINDKEVQTYGSQGQQRTTALSLKLAEIELIHEEVGEYPLLLLDDVLSELDEYRQTQLIRTFQQKVQTFITTTGLESVHLDQLDHASVFHVLKGNVSGRS
- the remB gene encoding extracellular matrix regulator RemB codes for the protein MFIHLGGEKIIRASELIAIFDISIEKSSKISKQFIQQAIKDKRTEQIGEEDCKSLVVTKSTVYYSPISSTTLKKRANQLLTN
- the gyrB gene encoding DNA topoisomerase (ATP-hydrolyzing) subunit B, producing MSVNQNAYDDSQIQVLEGLEAVRKRPGMYIGSTSARGLHHLVWEVVDNSIDEALAGFCTKIDVIVHKNNSVTVIDNGRGIPVGENAKLKRPTLEVVLTVLHAGGKFGGDDSGYKVSGGLHGVGISVVNALSEHVTVQVKRDGQIHQQEYRRGTPQYDVKLVGETEETGTTVTFQPDPEIFKETTEYDFDTLQSRIRELAFLNKGIEINLIDERTDTVATHMYEGGIVSFVQHLNRNREVVNETPIYVEGAKDNISIEIALQYNDSYTENIYSFANNINTHEGGTHESGFKSALTRILNDYARKNNSLKESDSNLSGDDVREGLAAIISVKIPEPQFEGQTKTKLGNSEVRGIVESLFAEKLQEFLEENPAIAKKILEKGIQAARAREAARKARELTRRKSALEVSALPGKLADCSSKDASISEIYIVEGDSAGGSAKQGRDRHFQAILPLRGKILNVEKARLDRILSNTEIRAMITAFGTGISDDFDIAKARYHKIIIMTDADVDGAHIRTLLLTFFYRYMKKLIESGFVYIAQPPLFKLERNKTIRYAYNEKQREIIMQEFGEGTKVNVQRYKGLGEMNPEQLWETTMDPESRTLLQVTIEDAIEADTLFDSLMGDNVEPRRDFIEEHAKYVKNLDI